A section of the Quatrionicoccus australiensis genome encodes:
- the clsB gene encoding cardiolipin synthase ClsB, producing MHRHAFIAPWDSMTNKAHIELLKCGVEFFPALIAAIDAAEHEIFLETYIFSADPTGEKLAAALIAAAERKVAVHLMIDGFGSKEYPKEKRRELEAGGVRLRIYRPGFLNFRFLRTGIRRLHRKLVVIDRQLAFVGGINILHDFDPGCPAPRYDYALSIRGPLVADVLQAVRQLWWLVSWSQLKRRETQPTASFASPVDNPAVQTVTATLLLRDNLHHRRDIERAYLQAIQHASQRIIIANAYFLPGRKLRRALLEAAHRGVEISLLLQGRIEYPLQHYASQHLYARLMRAGIRIHLYRPALLHAKVAVIDDAWATVGSSNMDPFSLQLAREANVVIEDAAFTALLAEHLRETIRNDSDSVSADAWLALPALRRLRMFLSYQVLRLTRQLATREH from the coding sequence ATGCACCGGCACGCCTTCATCGCCCCCTGGGACAGCATGACAAATAAAGCACATATCGAGCTCCTCAAGTGCGGAGTCGAGTTTTTCCCGGCACTGATCGCGGCGATCGATGCTGCCGAGCACGAAATATTTCTCGAAACCTACATCTTTTCCGCCGACCCGACAGGTGAAAAGCTTGCTGCGGCACTCATTGCAGCAGCCGAGCGCAAGGTTGCGGTACACCTCATGATCGATGGCTTCGGCTCCAAGGAATACCCAAAGGAAAAACGACGCGAACTTGAAGCAGGAGGCGTCCGCCTGCGCATCTATCGCCCCGGCTTCCTCAACTTCCGTTTCCTGCGAACCGGAATCCGGCGTCTGCATCGCAAGCTGGTTGTCATTGACCGGCAGCTTGCCTTTGTCGGCGGCATCAACATCCTGCACGATTTCGATCCCGGCTGCCCGGCTCCGCGCTACGACTACGCCCTCAGCATCCGCGGCCCGCTTGTCGCCGATGTACTGCAGGCAGTCCGGCAACTATGGTGGCTAGTCAGCTGGTCGCAGCTAAAGCGAAGGGAAACTCAGCCTACCGCATCATTCGCCTCTCCAGTCGATAACCCGGCAGTGCAGACAGTGACTGCGACACTGCTACTGCGCGACAACCTGCACCACCGCCGTGACATCGAGAGAGCCTATCTGCAAGCGATCCAGCATGCCAGTCAGCGCATCATCATCGCCAACGCCTATTTTTTGCCCGGACGCAAACTGCGCCGCGCACTGCTTGAGGCTGCCCACCGCGGGGTTGAAATCAGCCTGCTGTTGCAAGGCCGGATCGAATACCCGTTACAGCACTACGCCTCGCAGCATCTCTACGCCCGCCTGATGCGAGCCGGTATCCGGATTCATCTTTACCGCCCCGCTTTGCTCCATGCCAAGGTTGCCGTTATCGATGATGCCTGGGCCACCGTTGGTTCGTCGAACATGGACCCATTCAGCCTGCAACTGGCACGAGAGGCTAACGTCGTCATCGAGGATGCCGCCTTTACCGCCCTCCTCGCCGAGCACCTGCGGGAAACAATCCGCAACGACAGCGACAGCGTTAGCGCCGACGCGTGGCTCGCGCTGCCCGCTCTGCGTCGACTGCGCATGTTTCTGAGCTATCAGGTGCTGCGTCTGACCCGCCAACTCGCCACCCGCGAGCACTGA
- a CDS encoding Lrp/AsnC family transcriptional regulator, giving the protein MQLDRYDRQILALLQQDGRISNQDLADRIGLSPSPCLRRVRTLEETGLITGYRALLDAKKLGLSLMALIGISMDQHTPERFANLEATISQIPEVLECLLITGQQSDYQLKVVIRDMDAYQDLLLNKITRIQGVTGVHSSFVLRKVVDRTALPLPAE; this is encoded by the coding sequence ATGCAACTCGACCGCTACGACCGCCAGATTCTCGCCCTGCTGCAACAGGATGGCCGGATCAGCAACCAGGACCTGGCTGATCGCATCGGCCTGTCGCCATCGCCCTGTCTGCGCCGGGTGCGCACGCTCGAGGAGACCGGCCTGATCACCGGCTACCGCGCACTGCTCGACGCCAAGAAGCTCGGCCTGTCGCTGATGGCGCTGATCGGCATCTCGATGGACCAGCACACGCCGGAGCGCTTCGCCAATCTGGAGGCGACGATTTCGCAAATCCCGGAAGTGCTCGAATGCCTGCTGATTACCGGTCAGCAGTCCGATTACCAGTTGAAGGTGGTGATCCGCGACATGGATGCCTACCAGGACCTGCTGCTCAACAAGATCACGCGCATCCAGGGCGTTACCGGCGTGCATTCCAGTTTTGTGCTCAGGAAGGTGGTCGACCGTACGGCGCTGCCCTTGCCTGCCGAGTGA
- a CDS encoding CHAT domain-containing protein, whose protein sequence is MPLAKPVLLPALLLAAFLHHIPARAFELDPWDEHMQKATQAWERADLPGALGAARAAVQQGRGENADRQVSGLALLARIAQESGDLTLAEQSLRGAIERIDRIPGDIRQEKAILHNNLGALLDQLGDLSGAESQYRAALALQMRGPENNDERFPLLLNLAGLLERRGDDRGAAGFYQQAAPLAKGTTAIAALNNNWATLLHRQGDSTTAQARLQTALTALPESSNRPLLRASILHNLGTMETETGQLDSANGHLTAAEEIRHRRLGDAHLDTARTLASLALLRARQGDATSALSNARSASAILTRSPELQSGWQTSSGSQIRRDWREAIATHLRLLAASPATPERRASEALEIMQLARHGELARVFARALFAADGEAGDRLRAIEKVRETFASTEQTLAARLEREDSDTAGEESLRRQLAEQHRQLEMLQAEFATRHPRYHELLSGQRLPLPAARQMLGADEAAIVFLCAQGETFALAISRENSTFVRLPVSSDELATGVRRLRQSVTPESADTKRYATDEAYALYRTLLEPLSEVLADKAVWFIVPDGPLESIPFSLFLQRPAPQATAADWKQLAWLIRQHAPVTLPSLGSLALARSTALPASAPEPLLAVADPVLGTRSGGRRRVREALPEGLWQESSTRSGRLANPEQIKRLAPLPDTADEARAVAAALGGGELLLGSRASETEFKAHDLGRYRNLLFATHGLMAGEQVGAGEAALVMTPPASANRHDDGLLAASEIAQLRLNADWVVLSACNTAAGDGKPGAEGLSGLAKAFFHAGARNLLVSHWSVVSQSTVLLSTGTFRRLRDRPEQGKARALQAAMLDLIDGDSGYSHPLFWAPFVLVGDGR, encoded by the coding sequence ATGCCGCTCGCCAAGCCCGTCCTCCTGCCGGCCCTGCTTCTTGCCGCCTTCCTGCATCACATTCCCGCCCGGGCATTCGAACTGGATCCCTGGGATGAACACATGCAAAAGGCAACCCAGGCCTGGGAAAGGGCGGACCTCCCCGGCGCGCTCGGCGCGGCGCGCGCCGCGGTACAACAGGGGCGAGGTGAAAATGCCGACCGCCAGGTCAGTGGCCTCGCGCTGCTGGCCCGCATTGCACAGGAATCCGGCGACCTGACACTGGCCGAACAGTCACTGCGCGGCGCGATCGAGCGCATCGACCGTATCCCCGGCGATATCCGCCAGGAAAAAGCGATCCTGCACAACAACCTCGGGGCCTTGCTCGACCAGCTCGGCGACCTGAGCGGCGCCGAAAGTCAGTACCGGGCAGCCCTCGCTCTCCAGATGCGCGGACCGGAAAACAACGACGAACGCTTCCCGCTTCTCCTCAATCTCGCCGGCCTGCTCGAACGCCGCGGCGACGACCGCGGCGCAGCCGGGTTCTACCAGCAGGCAGCCCCCCTGGCGAAGGGGACGACAGCAATCGCCGCCCTGAACAACAACTGGGCAACCCTGCTTCATCGCCAGGGCGATAGCACCACCGCCCAAGCCCGGCTGCAGACCGCATTGACCGCCCTGCCAGAAAGCAGCAACCGACCGCTGCTGCGCGCCTCGATCCTGCACAACCTGGGGACGATGGAGACCGAAACCGGGCAACTCGATTCGGCGAATGGGCACCTCACCGCGGCAGAGGAAATCCGGCACCGGCGGCTCGGCGACGCCCACCTCGACACGGCCCGGACATTGGCCAGTCTGGCCCTGTTGCGGGCCCGCCAGGGCGATGCGACAAGTGCCCTGAGCAACGCCCGCAGCGCCTCCGCCATCCTGACGCGCAGCCCGGAATTGCAATCCGGTTGGCAAACCTCGTCGGGTAGCCAAATTCGGCGCGACTGGCGGGAAGCGATCGCTACCCATCTGCGCCTGCTGGCTGCGAGCCCGGCCACCCCGGAAAGGCGCGCCAGCGAAGCCCTCGAAATCATGCAACTGGCCCGTCACGGCGAGCTCGCACGCGTATTCGCCCGCGCGTTGTTCGCCGCCGATGGCGAGGCCGGCGATCGCCTGCGCGCCATAGAAAAGGTGCGCGAAACTTTCGCCTCCACCGAACAGACGCTTGCCGCCCGCCTCGAAAGGGAAGATAGCGATACTGCCGGCGAAGAATCTCTGCGCCGGCAGCTTGCCGAACAGCACCGACAGCTGGAAATGCTGCAGGCTGAATTTGCCACCCGCCACCCGCGTTACCACGAACTGCTTTCCGGCCAACGCCTGCCCCTGCCCGCCGCACGTCAAATGCTGGGCGCCGACGAAGCCGCAATTGTTTTCCTCTGCGCCCAGGGCGAAACCTTCGCGCTGGCAATCAGCCGCGAAAATTCCACCTTCGTCCGCCTCCCCGTTTCAAGCGACGAGCTCGCAACCGGTGTCCGCCGCCTGCGCCAGTCGGTCACACCCGAATCGGCAGACACCAAGCGCTACGCCACTGACGAGGCGTACGCCCTCTACCGGACGCTGCTCGAGCCGCTATCCGAGGTGCTCGCCGACAAGGCCGTATGGTTCATCGTGCCCGACGGGCCGCTCGAGAGCATTCCCTTCTCCCTCTTCCTGCAGCGCCCCGCGCCACAGGCGACGGCAGCGGACTGGAAACAACTGGCCTGGCTGATCCGGCAGCATGCCCCGGTCACCCTGCCGTCACTCGGCAGTCTCGCTCTGGCACGCAGCACAGCACTCCCGGCCAGCGCGCCGGAACCGCTGCTGGCGGTTGCCGACCCTGTTCTCGGCACCCGGAGTGGCGGCCGCCGACGGGTCCGCGAGGCGCTTCCCGAAGGCCTCTGGCAGGAAAGTTCGACACGCAGTGGAAGGCTGGCCAATCCCGAACAGATCAAGCGTCTCGCACCGCTCCCCGACACCGCCGATGAAGCCCGCGCCGTCGCCGCTGCACTTGGCGGCGGCGAACTCCTGCTCGGCAGTCGGGCCAGCGAAACCGAGTTCAAGGCGCACGACCTCGGCCGCTATCGCAACCTGCTCTTCGCAACGCACGGTCTGATGGCCGGCGAACAGGTCGGCGCCGGCGAGGCGGCATTGGTCATGACCCCGCCGGCATCGGCCAACCGCCACGACGACGGACTACTCGCCGCAAGCGAAATCGCCCAACTACGCCTGAATGCGGACTGGGTCGTCCTGTCCGCTTGCAACACGGCAGCCGGGGATGGCAAGCCAGGTGCCGAAGGGCTGTCCGGACTGGCCAAGGCCTTCTTCCATGCCGGCGCCCGCAACCTGCTGGTCTCGCACTGGTCAGTGGTTTCCCAATCGACAGTCCTGCTCAGCACCGGCACCTTCCGGCGCCTGCGCGATCGCCCCGAACAAGGCAAGGCACGCGCCTTGCAAGCCGCCATGCTCGATTTGATCGACGGCGACAGCGGCTACTCGCATCCGCTGTTCTGGGCACCATTCGTACTGGTCGGCGACGGCCGTTAA
- a CDS encoding CHASE2 domain-containing protein, which translates to MQLISRLRLHARLKAVLDKFFPPPSSTWQHIRQNLIIGLLVVFVLSLLQESDSLRAGRERSIDWLTSMQRGVTVTEGRDFRPFVFYDIDDATHSAWGEPFHVPRPQLAALIERALLRKPALLIIDVELQRPSEDDQALLDLLRQQASLAETTTLVFLRSFRWQGRDSGTPHLVARPSFLDKQLPRSQFQIWASPLFERDPDGQVRRWQPWQLACAPDGTALLTPSVQMEALAVIGGTTASQQLLEALAAATPASCQPGASLSGTAFVIGKHRFSPNADRYGQRILYALPWLLESDEARPLVDFAGRPTRLLSILPARAVLDGGVLPDVPPGHIAIIGASNEDARDIHMTPLGPMPGSLILINAIHSLLQYGQLSPPSIWLQLASAALLLVIVSLIFVRFPSVNGRRISFAAIIVLLVPLSMYFFRYGIWLDFIFPLSAVTAFQSITDHRKKISEGDNTHAA; encoded by the coding sequence ATGCAACTCATCTCCCGGCTTCGCCTGCACGCCCGCCTGAAGGCCGTGCTGGACAAATTCTTCCCGCCGCCCAGCAGCACCTGGCAACACATCAGGCAGAACCTGATCATCGGCTTACTGGTGGTCTTCGTCCTCAGCCTCCTGCAGGAGAGCGATTCGCTCCGGGCCGGACGCGAGCGCTCGATCGACTGGCTGACCAGCATGCAACGCGGTGTCACCGTGACCGAGGGCCGGGACTTCCGCCCCTTCGTCTTTTACGACATTGATGATGCAACCCACTCCGCCTGGGGAGAGCCTTTCCACGTACCACGCCCGCAACTGGCGGCCCTGATCGAACGCGCCTTGCTGCGCAAACCAGCCTTGCTGATCATTGACGTCGAGTTACAGCGGCCGTCGGAGGACGACCAAGCATTGCTTGATCTCCTCCGGCAGCAGGCCAGCCTTGCCGAAACAACGACCCTGGTATTTCTGCGCAGTTTCAGATGGCAAGGCCGGGATAGCGGCACGCCGCATCTCGTCGCCCGCCCATCCTTTCTCGACAAACAACTGCCGCGCTCGCAATTCCAGATATGGGCCAGCCCACTGTTCGAACGCGACCCGGATGGCCAGGTTCGCCGCTGGCAACCCTGGCAACTGGCCTGCGCCCCGGATGGCACAGCACTTCTGACCCCGTCGGTGCAAATGGAAGCCCTGGCGGTCATTGGCGGCACCACGGCAAGCCAACAACTGCTCGAGGCATTGGCTGCTGCAACACCGGCCTCTTGCCAGCCGGGCGCATCACTTTCCGGAACAGCCTTTGTAATCGGCAAGCATCGTTTCAGCCCGAATGCTGACCGCTATGGGCAACGCATCCTGTACGCCCTCCCTTGGCTGCTGGAATCCGACGAAGCAAGACCGCTCGTGGATTTTGCCGGCCGACCAACCCGTCTGCTCAGCATACTGCCCGCCCGCGCAGTCCTCGACGGCGGGGTACTGCCCGACGTTCCGCCCGGACACATCGCAATCATCGGCGCCAGCAACGAGGATGCGCGCGACATCCACATGACGCCGCTCGGTCCGATGCCAGGCAGCCTGATCCTGATCAATGCCATCCACTCCCTGCTCCAGTACGGGCAACTGAGCCCGCCCTCGATCTGGCTGCAACTGGCCAGTGCGGCCCTTCTGCTGGTCATCGTCAGCCTGATTTTCGTCCGTTTTCCTTCCGTTAATGGCCGCCGGATTTCGTTTGCCGCAATCATCGTTTTGCTCGTTCCGCTGAGCATGTATTTCTTCCGCTACGGCATCTGGCTCGACTTCATTTTCCCGCTGAGCGCAGTAACAGCTTTTCAGAGCATCACGGATCATCGCAAGAAAATTTCCGAAGGAGACAACACGCATGCCGCGTAA
- a CDS encoding DsbA family protein, with product MTLYMRRLFVVLALACVPCVTQAQDAGVPPEVARLVEKFNDEAIPFNDKLLVLGKADAPTTAVLVFGLSGNGAYLVKRAIAEIIDKYVDTGKLKLVVIEMPLTWHDMQAFAGFRCVAPEKHWDVLKRALLYPRDVMNMKNASLEGAPDYIWPMMKGFDVSREQAEKCMRNTAIVGLIEGQRRVVQETWNTGTAPTFIVGDQVFVDPQNDNLILAAIAAAVKGEQ from the coding sequence ATGACTCTGTACATGCGCCGACTGTTTGTTGTCCTGGCTCTGGCCTGCGTCCCCTGCGTGACGCAGGCTCAGGATGCCGGTGTGCCGCCCGAAGTTGCCCGGCTGGTCGAGAAATTCAATGACGAAGCCATCCCGTTCAATGACAAGCTGCTTGTCCTCGGCAAGGCCGATGCACCGACGACTGCCGTTCTTGTGTTCGGCCTGTCTGGTAACGGCGCCTATCTGGTCAAACGGGCCATTGCCGAGATCATCGACAAGTATGTCGATACCGGCAAGCTCAAGCTGGTGGTGATCGAGATGCCCCTGACCTGGCATGACATGCAGGCCTTTGCCGGCTTCCGCTGCGTGGCGCCGGAAAAGCACTGGGATGTTCTGAAACGGGCACTGCTTTATCCGCGTGACGTGATGAACATGAAGAATGCCAGCCTGGAGGGTGCGCCCGACTATATCTGGCCGATGATGAAAGGCTTTGATGTGAGTCGCGAGCAGGCTGAAAAATGCATGCGCAATACGGCGATTGTCGGGCTTATCGAAGGGCAGCGCCGGGTCGTTCAGGAAACATGGAATACCGGTACGGCCCCGACCTTCATTGTCGGTGACCAGGTGTTTGTCGATCCGCAGAACGACAATCTGATTCTCGCGGCCATCGCGGCTGCCGTGAAAGGAGAGCAATGA
- the leuE gene encoding leucine efflux protein LeuE produces the protein MFYGITDLATFVLGTIAIVLLPGPNSLYVMTIASRLGIGKGYQGACGIFVGDTVLMILSVTGISSLLQTTPALFMALKYAGAAYLAWLGFNLLLAARRTWRGAGKAQLETTTLETARPFRTALLISLTNPKAILFFVSFFIQFVAPDYPHPALSFLILGVIVQILSALYLTGLIFGGTHLARHFRERRRLAAVGNLAVGGLFIGFGIKLASATLG, from the coding sequence ATGTTTTACGGCATCACCGACCTCGCCACCTTCGTCCTGGGAACCATCGCCATCGTCCTGCTGCCCGGACCGAACTCGCTTTACGTGATGACGATCGCTTCGCGCCTGGGCATCGGGAAGGGCTACCAGGGCGCCTGCGGCATCTTTGTCGGCGATACCGTGCTGATGATCCTCTCGGTGACCGGGATTTCGTCACTGCTGCAAACCACGCCGGCCTTGTTCATGGCACTCAAGTACGCCGGAGCCGCCTACCTCGCCTGGCTGGGTTTCAACCTTCTACTGGCCGCCCGGCGCACCTGGCGCGGCGCCGGCAAGGCGCAGCTGGAAACAACAACGCTGGAAACCGCACGGCCGTTTCGCACGGCCTTGCTGATCAGCCTGACCAATCCCAAGGCCATCCTCTTTTTCGTTTCCTTCTTCATCCAGTTCGTCGCCCCGGACTATCCGCACCCGGCGCTGTCCTTCCTGATCCTCGGGGTGATCGTGCAAATCCTCAGCGCGCTCTACCTGACCGGGCTGATCTTCGGCGGCACGCACCTGGCGCGGCATTTCCGCGAACGGCGACGCCTGGCGGCAGTCGGCAACCTGGCGGTCGGCGGCCTGTTCATCGGCTTCGGCATCAAGCTGGCGAGCGCGACGCTGGGCTAA
- a CDS encoding methyltransferase: MNATLEWSEAGQTQRAVWRSEAALPAPSAIAIADDRTSADAAYRQMEAGTALLWRGDWVNARHLMEALSKRADRRFGAGRGKPAKTAAEAFARHRQTQGERAALLARLLVPVAGDFSVPLRRAQETADACRAAWGEPDGRASVVALRELLAVISAYEWRKKGIPVPAVEGRVYPHYGVFSPVRGEYVDLVARAPLPADCGLAFDIGTGSGIIAAILARRGVAQVVATDMDDRALACATENVQKLGLTAAVQLQKSDLFPAGRAPLVVCNPPWVPAQPSSPIEYAVYDPDSRMLRGFLGSLAAHLTPGGEGWLILSDLAEHLGLRSREELQGWIAAGGLRVIDRLDTRPQHPKTRDASDPLHAARAAEVTSLWRLGLAGA, translated from the coding sequence ATGAATGCCACCCTCGAATGGTCGGAAGCCGGCCAAACCCAGCGCGCCGTCTGGCGCTCCGAAGCCGCCTTGCCGGCGCCGTCCGCCATTGCCATCGCCGATGACCGCACCTCGGCCGATGCCGCCTACCGCCAGATGGAAGCCGGCACGGCGTTGCTCTGGCGCGGCGACTGGGTCAATGCGCGGCATCTCATGGAGGCGCTGAGCAAGCGGGCCGACCGTCGTTTCGGCGCGGGCCGCGGCAAGCCGGCAAAAACCGCGGCCGAAGCCTTCGCCCGGCATCGCCAGACGCAGGGCGAACGGGCGGCCTTGCTGGCTCGCCTGCTCGTGCCGGTGGCTGGCGATTTCAGCGTGCCGCTGCGCCGCGCCCAGGAAACCGCAGACGCCTGTCGCGCCGCATGGGGCGAACCGGACGGCAGGGCGAGCGTCGTCGCGCTGCGCGAACTGCTGGCCGTGATCAGCGCTTACGAATGGCGCAAGAAGGGCATCCCGGTGCCCGCCGTCGAAGGTCGCGTCTACCCGCATTACGGCGTTTTCTCGCCGGTGCGCGGCGAGTATGTCGATCTGGTCGCGCGCGCGCCGCTGCCGGCTGACTGTGGCCTGGCTTTCGACATCGGCACCGGCTCCGGCATCATCGCCGCCATTCTCGCCCGGCGTGGCGTCGCGCAGGTCGTGGCGACCGATATGGACGACCGGGCGCTGGCCTGTGCCACGGAAAACGTGCAAAAACTCGGGTTGACCGCTGCGGTGCAGTTGCAGAAATCAGATCTCTTCCCCGCAGGCCGCGCACCGCTCGTCGTCTGCAACCCGCCCTGGGTGCCGGCACAACCGAGTTCGCCGATCGAATACGCCGTCTACGACCCCGATTCGCGCATGCTGCGCGGCTTCCTCGGCAGTCTGGCGGCGCATCTGACGCCGGGCGGCGAGGGCTGGCTGATCCTTTCCGATCTTGCCGAACATCTCGGCCTGCGTTCGCGTGAAGAACTGCAGGGCTGGATTGCCGCCGGTGGCCTGCGCGTCATTGATCGCCTCGACACCCGGCCGCAGCACCCGAAGACGCGCGACGCGAGCGATCCGCTGCATGCGGCGCGCGCTGCCGAAGTCACCTCCTTGTGGCGCCTGGGGCTGGCTGGCGCATAG
- the adhP gene encoding alcohol dehydrogenase AdhP, with protein MATKMKAAVVHAFGQPLVIEEVDIPAVPAGKVLVRIVASGVCHTDLHAAEGDWPVKPSLPFIPGHEGVGYVAAVGAGVSWVKEGDRVGVPWLHTACGHCEHCITGWETLCDSQQMTGYTVNGGYAEYVLADPAYVGKLPDNLEFAPAAPILCAGVTVYKGLKQLDCKPGDWVVVSGIGGLGHMAVQYAKAMGFHVIAVDVADDKLALARSLGADEAINALRQDPVQLVQQQIRGAHGVLVTAVSRAAFGQAVGMLHKRGTMALVGLPPGNFELPIFDVVLNAKTVRGSIVGTRKDLQESLEFAGEGKVAAHYSMDHLDNINAIFGRMKAGGIDGRIVVSI; from the coding sequence ATGGCCACCAAAATGAAAGCCGCCGTCGTGCATGCCTTCGGGCAACCCCTGGTCATCGAGGAAGTCGATATTCCCGCCGTGCCGGCCGGCAAGGTACTGGTGCGCATCGTCGCTTCCGGCGTCTGTCACACCGACCTGCATGCCGCCGAGGGCGACTGGCCGGTCAAGCCGTCGCTGCCCTTCATCCCCGGGCATGAAGGCGTCGGCTACGTTGCCGCGGTCGGCGCCGGCGTGAGCTGGGTCAAGGAAGGCGACCGGGTCGGCGTGCCCTGGCTGCACACCGCCTGCGGCCATTGCGAACACTGCATCACCGGCTGGGAAACCCTGTGCGACAGCCAGCAGATGACCGGCTACACGGTCAACGGCGGTTACGCCGAATATGTGCTGGCCGACCCGGCTTATGTCGGCAAGCTGCCCGACAATCTCGAATTTGCCCCGGCTGCGCCCATCCTCTGCGCCGGCGTCACGGTGTACAAGGGTCTGAAGCAGCTCGATTGCAAGCCGGGCGACTGGGTGGTCGTCTCCGGGATTGGCGGTCTCGGCCACATGGCCGTGCAATACGCCAAGGCGATGGGTTTCCATGTCATCGCCGTCGATGTTGCCGACGACAAGCTGGCGCTGGCCCGCTCGCTCGGCGCCGACGAGGCGATCAATGCGCTGCGCCAGGACCCGGTGCAACTTGTTCAGCAGCAGATTCGCGGCGCCCATGGCGTGCTGGTCACGGCGGTGTCGCGCGCCGCCTTCGGGCAGGCGGTCGGCATGCTGCACAAGCGCGGTACGATGGCCCTGGTCGGTCTGCCGCCGGGCAATTTCGAGCTGCCGATCTTCGATGTCGTGCTCAACGCGAAGACGGTGCGCGGCTCCATTGTTGGTACGCGCAAGGACCTGCAGGAATCGCTCGAGTTTGCCGGCGAAGGCAAGGTTGCAGCGCACTACAGCATGGATCACCTCGACAACATCAACGCCATCTTCGGACGCATGAAGGCGGGCGGCATCGACGGGCGGATCGTCGTCAGCATCTGA
- a CDS encoding class I SAM-dependent methyltransferase, translating to MADYQVRYQTISVGSTDYLIRSLLDSQQFDDPLGEAAGLGISSASWSLFGQVWPSARVLAGVMDSYALAGKRILEIGAGLGLASLVVHRRQGDMTASDCHPLSRVFLKENLLLNHLGPLKYEDGNWAGTNPGLGKFDLIIGSDLLYERDQPAVLAAFIERHAAVGAEVLIVDPNRSNRPAFRRAMAGQGYLYSESSADCTFADGEAYKGHFLRFRRVDRGGDTDMAGSAILA from the coding sequence ATGGCCGACTACCAGGTCCGCTACCAGACGATCAGCGTCGGCAGCACGGATTACCTGATCCGCTCGCTGCTCGATAGTCAGCAATTCGACGATCCGCTCGGCGAGGCCGCCGGGCTCGGCATTTCCTCGGCCAGCTGGTCCCTGTTCGGGCAGGTCTGGCCATCGGCGCGGGTGCTCGCCGGGGTCATGGACAGCTACGCGTTGGCCGGCAAGCGCATTCTCGAAATTGGCGCCGGCCTTGGCCTGGCCAGCCTGGTTGTGCATCGCCGTCAGGGCGACATGACGGCCAGTGACTGCCATCCGCTGAGCCGGGTCTTCCTCAAGGAAAACCTGTTGCTCAATCATCTCGGGCCGCTCAAGTACGAGGATGGCAACTGGGCCGGCACCAACCCCGGACTCGGCAAATTCGACCTGATCATTGGCAGCGACCTGCTCTACGAACGCGACCAGCCGGCGGTACTCGCCGCCTTCATCGAGCGGCATGCGGCGGTCGGGGCGGAAGTGTTGATCGTCGACCCGAATCGCAGCAACCGGCCGGCCTTCCGGCGGGCGATGGCCGGCCAGGGCTATCTCTACAGCGAAAGCAGTGCCGATTGCACCTTCGCCGACGGTGAAGCCTACAAGGGGCATTTCCTGCGTTTTCGCCGCGTCGACCGGGGCGGCGATACCGACATGGCCGGATCGGCCATCCTCGCCTAG